Genomic DNA from bacterium:
CCGCCTGTACATTGACCTGCTGGTTGAGCCGATGTTCATGAGAAACGGCCCGTATTTCATTTCCGGGCAGAGCACGGACATTTTCAGCCGCGTGTCACTCTTCTACAAGTTCAAAGAGTAACCGACAGCGGAAAACCATCTCCATCACGGCGGTTCGGGAAAGGGAGCCGCTGTGATTGCGTGTCTCGGGAAGCGCCACTCTTTCCCGTAGGTGGAGTTTTCCCGCATTCTGACGCGCTCGATGAGAACGAATTGCTCTCTGAGATAGAACCAACCAAACAAAGGAGAATCTCTCCATGAAACGCTTGCTGATTTTGATTTTGATTGCCGCGCTGGTACCCACCATCGCCCTCGGTGCGGGTCTGAAAATCGGACCCAAGATAGGAATCAACTTGGCCAACGCAACACTGGACCCCGAGGCAGAGGGACTGGATAAGAAAATGAGGCTCGGTATCATGGGCGGCGCATTTGGTGAGATAGCCTTGACCGAGAAGAATGACATGGCTATTAGGCTTGAGCTGCTCTATGTACAAAAAGGGTGGAAGTTCGATGGTTCCGAGTCAATAGAGGGATTTTCTGTTGACTATTCGGCAACCATCAAAGCAGACGAGTTCGTCGTGGCTCCGTTCTTCGTGTACTACTTCAAGACGGAGAAAGTCAAGCCTTTCCTCCAGATCGGACCGGAATTCGGTTTCAATATGACGAAGGAAATCACAGCCGAAGCTACCGCCATGGGTATGACCGTCGAGGAAACGACGGAGATCGAAGACTGGGCCAGCATGGACCTCAGTATCAACATTGGCGGCGGTGTGGCCATCCCGGTCGGCAAGGGTGAGATCATGGCTGATCTTCGCTACAGTCTGGGTCTGACCGACATGGACACCTATGAGCCTCAAGCGGGTGAGGAAGACAGTTCCGTCAAATTGAACGGAATCCAGATTCTCGTCGGCTACGCCTTCGCCTTGCCCACGAAGTAGGTCTTGTGACATTTAGTCACGCTCTTCATGGTCGAGTCTGAGTTCTTCCCTGCCGGACCGTACTTCACTTCTGGAGACGGCCGGAACCCGACCGGCCGGATCTCGCTGAAGTTCGATCCTGCACAAAAGGTCTTGGTCGTGCCGCTTGTCTACTGAAACCGTCAGCGGCAACGCAACTCGAAGCGGATCGGGTACTCCCCGATCCGCTTCTCCATCCCTATTCGCCTGCCTCGTTCCTTGCCGGGACGGGTCGCCGATCCTGCCGGAATCCCCATCTTATTTCACCAGCAGCACCTTCTGCGAAGCCGCAAAATCCCCCGCTTCCATGCGCACGAAGTAGAGTCCCGAGGGTAGCGCCCGCGCATCGAGCGTTGCCCGGTGTTGACCGGCGGGCAGTGCCTCATCGAGAATGATCCCCGCCAAACGGCCGGTCAGATCGTACAGCGTGAGTCGGACGGGACTGGTACGTCCCACCGAGAACGACAGCGTGGTCATGGCATTGAAAGGATTCGGATAAGCCCCGTGAAGGGCAAACGAACGAGCCGAAGATTCAGACGTGGCCGGCACGTCGAGTACGGTGACCAGGACCGGCAGACAATCCAGGCTGTCCGGGCAGGCGTTCAGTCGCAGTTCGAGGTAGCCGAAGTAGTCGTACACGGCATCATCCGTGGTGTCGGTGAGCACCATGACGTTGACCTCGAACGAGTCGGCGGCCGGGACGAAGCCGTGGGTTGGCTCGATCGTCAGCCATCCCGTCGGCGGATACAGCGACTCGGGAGCCGCCCAGAATTCGAGCGGCCCGCTGCCCGGATTGCGGATCAGGAACGGCTTGACCGTGAGTACGTGATTCTGAACTATAAAGTTGAGCGAGGTCTGGTGGCGCTGATAGCGGGGAATGCCCAGCGAGATTTCGACTTCGATGGTGGTGTCGGGGAGCAATTCCACGCCGCGAAGTGTGTCCGTGGACACGCACCGGCCAGACGCCACCAGATCGTACGTGCCCGGCTGCAATTCCAGCATGAAGCGGCCTTCGCCGTCGGTGACCGTTAAACGCGAGGAAGCCGGTGCCGCAACGCGGATACCCGCCAATGGCTGCTCCGTATCGAGATTGCGGACGGTCCCCGCGACGCCGTATCCCGGTGAAATCCGCAATAGATAACCCTGTTGCTGGGAACCTGCAGTGATGTAGCCGTAGGCAAGGAAGCCGCCCGCCGGCACGCTCACCAAACCCATAAACCGGCCCGGCCGAAGGGACGAATAGACGTATAAATCCCCTACCGATCCGTCGGGACGTACTACCATATACCACGGCGCAACGCTGGTCGGCGAACTGCCCGACCAGCCCGCGCAGGCAATACTTCCGTCATGGCGGAGAGCGATGCCCCGAATCTGCTCTTCCACTTGCCCGAAGTTGTAAGGATAGGCCCACACCGACCCGCCCGTTCCATTCGCCTTCGCGAGATAACCATCATTAGTGATTGCACTTCCGGTTCTCCCGCCGAGGCAAATCTCATCTTCCCTCAGAGCCATTCCATAGCAGATCTCCTGTCCGGCGGTACCGAAGGTGGTCGCGCTGAGCTGATTACCTTGCGAATCCGTTCGCAGGAGACAGAAGTCGTAGTCGCCGGCTCCCCACGTTGTGGTGTACGCACCCATGACCAGCGTGCCGCCCGGCCCTTGCAGGATTCGACCCCCGATGTCCGTACCAGCGCCTACGTAGGTGCGTGTCCACAGTGTGTCGCCATCCGGCTCACATAGGAGAAGCCATGCGTCGGAATTCGCCGGCTCTCCCTGGCCTAAACGATACCCGCAGACGGCAAAGTTCCCATTATCCAATACGACCGCATCATTCCCCTTGGCCAAGCCGTACCCGAAGTAGCTGCGATACCACAGGCTGTCCCCGTTCGCATTGATCCCAATCAGGACGATGTAGTTAATCTCGGTTCCTATCCCCCCGTATCCGACGAGCACCAGATCGCTACTCGGGAGTTCGATAACGGCGTTGGCTTGTTCATTCCATGTGATCTGCCCGAACTCGCGGGTCCACAGAACCTGACCGCTATCTGAGACATGGGCAATGAACATGTTCTGATTGGCGGCCTCCGGATTGTTGACGCCCACAACCACGAATCCGTCGCCGGCTAATGCCGCTCCGCCGTTGATCTTGGGTCCGGGAGTACCGTACGCGATTCGGCAAGACCAGAGCGTATCCGGTTGGGCGAAGACAACGGCGGGCAGGAGGAGGAGTAGACTGAGGATCGGGGAAAACGCGCGCATGGTGAGTACCTCTTGTTCTTCCCGAATATACGACCTTTGGGCGCAGAGTTCAAGAGAAACCGCTCGCCTTGCACAAGCTCCCAAGATAAAGGCACTTGGATGGAGTAGAAGAAGCGCCCCGACCTTTGGCCGGGGCGCTTCACAGGGTAGCAGATAGATTCGCTACTTGAGAAGAATCATCTTCTTCATGTCGGTGA
This window encodes:
- a CDS encoding PorT family protein codes for the protein MKRLLILILIAALVPTIALGAGLKIGPKIGINLANATLDPEAEGLDKKMRLGIMGGAFGEIALTEKNDMAIRLELLYVQKGWKFDGSESIEGFSVDYSATIKADEFVVAPFFVYYFKTEKVKPFLQIGPEFGFNMTKEITAEATAMGMTVEETTEIEDWASMDLSINIGGGVAIPVGKGEIMADLRYSLGLTDMDTYEPQAGEEDSSVKLNGIQILVGYAFALPTK
- a CDS encoding carboxypeptidase regulatory-like domain-containing protein, whose product is MRAFSPILSLLLLLPAVVFAQPDTLWSCRIAYGTPGPKINGGAALAGDGFVVVGVNNPEAANQNMFIAHVSDSGQVLWTREFGQITWNEQANAVIELPSSDLVLVGYGGIGTEINYIVLIGINANGDSLWYRSYFGYGLAKGNDAVVLDNGNFAVCGYRLGQGEPANSDAWLLLCEPDGDTLWTRTYVGAGTDIGGRILQGPGGTLVMGAYTTTWGAGDYDFCLLRTDSQGNQLSATTFGTAGQEICYGMALREDEICLGGRTGSAITNDGYLAKANGTGGSVWAYPYNFGQVEEQIRGIALRHDGSIACAGWSGSSPTSVAPWYMVVRPDGSVGDLYVYSSLRPGRFMGLVSVPAGGFLAYGYITAGSQQQGYLLRISPGYGVAGTVRNLDTEQPLAGIRVAAPASSRLTVTDGEGRFMLELQPGTYDLVASGRCVSTDTLRGVELLPDTTIEVEISLGIPRYQRHQTSLNFIVQNHVLTVKPFLIRNPGSGPLEFWAAPESLYPPTGWLTIEPTHGFVPAADSFEVNVMVLTDTTDDAVYDYFGYLELRLNACPDSLDCLPVLVTVLDVPATSESSARSFALHGAYPNPFNAMTTLSFSVGRTSPVRLTLYDLTGRLAGIILDEALPAGQHRATLDARALPSGLYFVRMEAGDFAASQKVLLVK